The genomic region TGAAAAATTTGTAAATAATATTGATTTAATAAAGGTAAAGAACCAAAATATTGAATTTTCAAAAGGTTTGATTGAAGATAAGATAAAACTTGTAAATGAAACCATAGCTGAGAATGATAGGAATTTGCAAAATATGGAACAGCAGAAAAATGAAAAGCAAAAGCAATTGGATGACATTAATCAATTAAATGCACAGTTGAATGCACAATATGAGAATTTATCTGAAGATAAAAAACAAATTCAACAAGAGATTATAAGAATCCAAGAAGATAATATAAAATTACAGAATGAATTAAAGAAATATATGGAAGAGCTTAATAAAAATAATAAGGATGCAAAAAAGAAAGTTAAGTATGGTAAATATTTGAAACCTGTTAATGGAAAGATAACATCAAGGTTTGGAAAGAGAGTACATCCTGTAACTGGGAAAGAAAGTAATCATACAGGGATTGATATTGCAGCACCAATGGGTGAAAATGTAAGGTCATCTTTGGGTGGTGAGGTTGTTTTTTCAGGATGGCATGGTAATGTTTATGGGAATGTAGTTATAGTAAATCATGGGAATAATATACAAACTTTCTATGGTCATTTAAGTAAAGTTTTGGTTAAACAAGGAGAGGAACTTAAACAAGGGGATGTAATTGCAAAAGTTGGAACTACAGGGCTAAGCACAGGACCACATTT from Candidatus Arthromitus sp. SFB-mouse-Japan harbors:
- a CDS encoding murein hydrolase activator EnvC family protein — its product is MLKFKNVLIKFMIFCMCLNLLCASEDTFNQEIDKNNKKIRELYESDVKFNTEMDLIQKKLLELSGEIDKKQKIVEEYSKQIELSEQKIYDANKTIESLNNEINELEEVIHQNLLDVQKYEEEIKKFKQIIDNRLRNLYKNIDTYTNNLIRIFYTSENVIDCIDKVVSMNKFLEIDRITIEKFVNNIDLIKVKNQNIEFSKGLIEDKIKLVNETIAENDRNLQNMEQQKNEKQKQLDDINQLNAQLNAQYENLSEDKKQIQQEIIRIQEDNIKLQNELKKYMEELNKNNKDAKKKVKYGKYLKPVNGKITSRFGKRVHPVTGKESNHTGIDIAAPMGENVRSSLGGEVVFSGWHGNVYGNVVIVNHGNNIQTFYGHLSKVLVKQGEELKQGDVIAKVGTTGLSTGPHLHFEIYVNGERVDPEKRIFK